In Thiospirochaeta perfilievii, a single window of DNA contains:
- a CDS encoding BRCT domain-containing protein, whose protein sequence is MDREEELYRVLLEAKDKYYNSDTPKMSDAQFDSYEDELRELNPNHEYFKIVGSEDVKLGKIVHPEPMLSMGKAKTAEDANKWFKKLDLPGIEYCLQPKIDGLAATCKYNNGRLVYVATRGDGKIGQDISHIAKYVDDIKEGITFSLGEVEVRGELYLPKNTEYDTKGKALRNNCVGLINRKENRADLKYVRFVCYQISGDHNITLESKKIETLAKDGFNVVDFSVLKTGSDIGNYYKEYLKSKRVVWEYETDGIILTVNDNTKHQEIDSRWVVDHHHHYNLAIKPPSEGKETKLLGIDWQVSRQGSIIPVAMFEPIDIGGAKLERATLHNYDNVVSLKLKKGDILYVERANDVIPYVKENRSNINREEDFLSNLIPKNCPSCGEDLDRNGVHIKCNNTDCKEILIQQIIYWVKESDIDGVAEGTLRALYKEGKVKHIKDLYHLKYEDLFGLEGFGDKKINGFINGVKNSKTVTAIKLLSRLGIPLVQEKALMKLNIKSIDDFLVFNDETFVTGQNIVKWKKDRVNLTFLEELIESLDIIKTEDVESRGFICMTGKGPKSRKEIIEIIESKGWSFSSTISKDVDILLCEDPEGSSSKLIKAKKLGIKLLSYSDFIE, encoded by the coding sequence ATGGATAGAGAGGAAGAGTTATATAGAGTTCTACTAGAAGCTAAGGATAAGTATTATAACAGTGATACTCCTAAAATGAGTGATGCCCAGTTTGATTCCTATGAAGATGAGTTAAGGGAGTTAAATCCTAACCATGAATATTTTAAAATAGTCGGTAGTGAGGATGTTAAATTAGGTAAAATTGTTCACCCAGAACCTATGTTATCAATGGGTAAAGCCAAAACTGCTGAGGATGCAAATAAGTGGTTCAAGAAATTAGATCTACCTGGTATTGAGTACTGTCTACAACCTAAAATTGATGGCCTAGCTGCAACTTGCAAATACAATAATGGACGCCTTGTCTATGTAGCCACTAGAGGGGATGGGAAGATTGGTCAGGATATTTCACATATTGCCAAATATGTTGATGATATAAAAGAAGGTATAACTTTCTCCCTTGGAGAAGTAGAGGTTAGAGGTGAATTATATCTACCTAAAAATACAGAGTATGATACAAAGGGTAAGGCTCTACGTAATAACTGTGTAGGATTAATTAACAGAAAAGAGAATAGGGCAGACTTAAAGTATGTTAGGTTTGTTTGTTATCAAATATCTGGGGATCATAATATAACACTAGAATCTAAAAAAATTGAAACACTGGCTAAAGATGGTTTTAATGTTGTTGATTTTTCAGTACTAAAAACTGGATCTGATATAGGAAACTACTATAAAGAGTATCTAAAAAGCAAAAGAGTTGTTTGGGAGTATGAAACTGATGGAATAATTCTTACTGTAAACGATAATACAAAACATCAAGAAATAGACTCTAGATGGGTTGTTGACCACCATCATCACTATAATTTAGCTATTAAACCACCCTCTGAAGGTAAGGAGACAAAACTACTAGGTATAGATTGGCAGGTTAGTAGACAGGGAAGTATCATTCCTGTAGCCATGTTTGAACCAATAGATATTGGAGGAGCAAAACTAGAGAGGGCTACGCTGCACAACTATGATAATGTCGTCAGCTTAAAATTAAAAAAAGGTGATATTCTCTATGTCGAAAGGGCTAATGATGTTATTCCATATGTAAAAGAAAACAGGTCAAATATTAATAGAGAAGAGGATTTTTTAAGTAACCTTATTCCTAAAAATTGCCCATCCTGTGGGGAAGATTTAGATAGAAATGGTGTTCACATTAAATGTAATAATACAGATTGTAAAGAAATTCTTATTCAACAGATAATATATTGGGTTAAAGAGTCTGATATTGATGGTGTTGCAGAAGGAACCCTTCGAGCACTTTATAAAGAGGGAAAAGTTAAACATATAAAAGACTTATATCATCTAAAATATGAAGACCTTTTTGGGTTAGAAGGTTTTGGGGATAAAAAAATAAATGGTTTTATTAATGGTGTAAAAAATTCAAAAACGGTTACTGCTATAAAGTTATTAAGCAGATTAGGTATACCCCTTGTTCAAGAAAAAGCGTTAATGAAATTGAATATTAAAAGTATTGATGATTTTCTAGTTTTTAATGATGAGACTTTTGTCACAGGACAAAATATTGTAAAGTGGAAAAAAGATCGAGTTAATTTAACATTTTTAGAAGAGTTAATAGAGTCTTTAGATATAATCAAAACTGAGGATGTGGAAAGTCGTGGATTTATATGTATGACTGGAAAGGGTCCAAAATCAAGGAAGGAAATTATAGAGATTATTGAATCTAAAGGATGGTCATTTTCATCTACTATCTCAAAAGATGTTGATATTCTACTTTGTGAAGATCCAGAAGGTAGCAGTAGTAAGTTAATAAAGGCAAAAAAATTAGGAATTAAATTACTCTCTTATAGTGATTTTATTGAGTAG
- a CDS encoding MATE family efflux transporter yields the protein MNKEMNKLGTEKIDKLLFKMSMPAVIGMMVNALYNVVDTIFIARGVGTDAIGGLAIAFPIQILIMAFGMLFGTGAASIISRALGEGNHDKANSSAGNVLIISGIVGILIAIPSMIFIEPILQLFGATDNLLPYSKSYMEVILLGAPLIIFLMGGNNIARAEGNAKVAMVSMVIGTGLNIVLDPIFIFIFNLGIRGAALATIISQFVSVIYLLNYFIRGKSSLHFTKHALTLQPKIVVSILSLGVPSFIRQAGGSFVAVILNNALGTYGGDIAISTFGVMNRLLMLGLMPLFGIAQGFQPIAGYNFGAKKMDRLWEVLKHSMVYATILCLIYSSILFFFPEFMLSIFSTDPELISLGSYAMNYIIMFLPFIGIQVVGSTYFLAIGKIAPSFVLGLSRQVILLLPLVLILPKFLGIQGIWLSFPIADGLALLLTVTWLVLDIIYLRKKELNKC from the coding sequence ATGAACAAAGAGATGAATAAACTCGGTACAGAAAAAATTGATAAATTACTATTTAAAATGTCAATGCCAGCAGTTATTGGAATGATGGTAAATGCTCTGTACAACGTAGTTGATACAATATTTATTGCCAGAGGAGTAGGTACAGATGCCATAGGTGGATTAGCTATTGCATTTCCAATACAGATCCTAATTATGGCATTTGGAATGTTATTTGGAACAGGAGCAGCTTCAATAATTTCAAGGGCCTTAGGAGAGGGTAATCACGACAAAGCAAATAGTAGTGCAGGTAACGTTTTAATTATATCTGGAATTGTAGGTATACTTATTGCAATTCCTTCAATGATCTTCATTGAACCTATTTTACAGCTATTTGGAGCAACTGACAATCTACTTCCATACAGTAAAAGTTATATGGAAGTTATATTATTAGGAGCACCACTAATAATATTTTTAATGGGTGGGAATAATATTGCAAGAGCCGAAGGTAATGCCAAGGTTGCAATGGTTTCTATGGTTATAGGAACAGGTCTTAATATTGTTCTAGACCCTATTTTTATATTTATTTTCAACTTAGGGATAAGAGGAGCAGCTTTAGCCACAATAATTTCACAGTTTGTATCTGTAATTTATCTATTAAATTACTTTATTAGGGGTAAAAGTTCATTACATTTTACAAAACACGCACTAACACTCCAACCTAAAATAGTAGTTAGTATACTCTCTCTTGGTGTTCCATCATTTATTAGACAGGCAGGTGGTAGTTTTGTTGCAGTAATCCTTAATAACGCTTTAGGTACTTATGGTGGGGATATTGCTATCTCTACATTTGGGGTTATGAATCGACTATTAATGCTTGGTTTAATGCCTCTATTTGGAATAGCACAGGGTTTTCAACCAATTGCTGGGTATAACTTTGGTGCTAAAAAGATGGATAGATTATGGGAGGTTTTAAAACACTCAATGGTGTATGCAACAATACTCTGTTTAATTTATAGTTCAATACTATTTTTCTTTCCAGAGTTTATGTTATCGATATTCTCAACAGATCCTGAACTAATCTCTCTTGGGTCCTACGCAATGAACTATATAATAATGTTTTTGCCATTTATTGGTATTCAAGTAGTAGGTTCTACATACTTTCTTGCAATTGGTAAAATTGCACCATCTTTTGTTTTAGGATTAAGTAGACAGGTAATACTACTACTTCCATTAGTATTGATTTTACCAAAGTTTTTAGGGATTCAAGGTATATGGTTATCATTTCCTATTGCTGATGGCTTAGCACTTTTATTAACAGTTACCTGGCTTGTTTTAGATATAATTTATCTTAGAAAGAAAGAGTTAAATAAGTGTTGA
- a CDS encoding ATP-binding protein, with protein sequence MKLKSFTKTIYKSTFITSIITNVLTSSLLLLLCINLIGNIYNNKYNESKIYISDYINNINTNDEIYNKISKLETTKADNQDSYIAEINTLINNKLSFCGGVSIFFGNIDDPLIKKLKPIEYKIYKRFLNSKDYTNKIVTYNNNLYILNERTFKEHRYIQFFNINNCKSLLTLYKKDGLMGFIFNDQKFIFNGVKLESTSKTLLKKLKVKNSIEDIYVYFSTQEQYLDNLKLFIAILIFSTFRFLASILNAKRNIRKIIQPLDDLVQNTEKLAAHEVCEKLNRFDYPYDEFKKLAETFNKVLLSRELSEIKLFRSFEQMESVVHKRTQELISTNDQLTVAIKKAEEANALKSQFLANISHEIRTPLNCIMGFCDIILTEDHSESVTVQVKQILHESETLLHLINDFLDYSKIDAGKMNIVETELSIRSLINSLMKSGQVQAGDKNIILYSEIDEDVPHIIISDELRLYQIVSNIFYNAIKFTPTGSVKIKISSNMDNDENLILDILIVDTGIGIPEDRIDSIFNKFEQVDGSLTRKFRGSGLGLTICKKIIELMSGSISVESTINRGSSFNIKIPVKAQTLEKKVDETLEIQDDNIKHTEGSQILLVEDYPVNQIVAKKHLEMDNHIVTIAENGQEAIIKCEEIKFDLILMDLQMPIMDGFKATKEIRGASGLNSTTPILAMTANAMDTAKQTCLDTGMNGIITKPIRKQMFLREVDKWLKISTQ encoded by the coding sequence ATGAAATTAAAATCATTTACAAAAACAATATATAAGTCAACATTTATCACATCAATAATAACAAATGTATTAACATCATCACTTTTGTTGCTACTGTGTATAAATTTAATAGGAAACATTTATAATAACAAATATAATGAGTCAAAGATCTATATTTCAGATTATATAAACAATATTAATACTAATGATGAAATTTATAATAAAATCTCTAAACTAGAAACTACTAAAGCAGATAATCAAGACTCATACATAGCGGAAATAAACACCCTAATTAATAATAAACTTTCATTTTGTGGAGGTGTTTCGATCTTTTTTGGTAATATAGATGATCCATTAATAAAAAAACTTAAACCAATTGAGTATAAAATATATAAAAGATTTTTAAACTCCAAGGACTATACTAATAAAATAGTTACCTACAATAATAACCTCTATATTTTAAATGAGAGAACTTTTAAGGAGCATAGATACATCCAGTTTTTTAATATTAATAATTGTAAAAGTTTATTAACTTTATATAAAAAAGATGGCTTAATGGGTTTTATATTTAATGATCAGAAATTTATATTTAACGGTGTTAAATTAGAGTCCACAAGCAAGACACTTTTAAAGAAACTTAAAGTAAAGAATTCCATAGAAGATATATATGTATATTTTTCTACACAGGAGCAATATCTTGATAACCTAAAACTTTTTATTGCTATACTAATATTCTCAACATTTAGATTTTTAGCATCAATCTTAAATGCTAAAAGAAATATTAGAAAGATTATTCAACCATTAGATGATCTAGTACAAAATACAGAGAAACTAGCAGCCCATGAAGTTTGTGAAAAGTTAAATAGATTTGACTACCCCTATGATGAGTTCAAAAAACTAGCCGAGACATTTAATAAGGTTTTATTAAGTCGAGAACTTTCTGAAATAAAACTATTTAGGTCATTTGAGCAGATGGAAAGTGTTGTTCATAAAAGAACCCAGGAGCTAATTTCTACTAATGATCAATTAACAGTGGCTATTAAAAAAGCGGAAGAAGCAAATGCACTTAAATCCCAATTCTTAGCAAATATATCCCATGAGATAAGAACTCCTTTAAACTGTATTATGGGATTCTGTGATATTATTTTAACTGAAGATCACAGTGAATCAGTAACTGTTCAGGTAAAACAGATACTTCATGAGTCTGAGACTCTTTTACATTTAATCAATGACTTCTTAGACTATTCAAAAATTGATGCAGGTAAAATGAATATAGTTGAAACAGAACTTAGTATAAGATCATTAATAAATAGTTTAATGAAGTCAGGACAGGTGCAAGCTGGAGATAAAAATATTATTTTATATAGCGAGATTGATGAAGATGTACCACATATTATTATATCTGATGAGTTAAGACTCTATCAGATAGTTTCTAATATTTTTTACAATGCGATTAAGTTTACACCAACAGGTAGTGTTAAAATCAAAATTTCATCAAATATGGATAATGATGAAAATCTAATACTAGATATATTAATAGTTGATACTGGAATTGGAATTCCAGAGGATAGAATAGACTCAATTTTTAATAAATTTGAACAGGTTGATGGTAGTTTAACTAGAAAGTTTAGAGGTTCTGGATTAGGACTTACTATATGTAAAAAAATTATAGAATTAATGAGTGGTTCCATATCTGTAGAGAGTACAATAAATAGAGGAAGCTCTTTTAATATTAAAATACCTGTTAAAGCACAAACTTTAGAAAAAAAAGTAGATGAAACCCTTGAGATACAGGATGATAATATTAAACATACAGAGGGTAGTCAGATTTTATTAGTAGAAGATTATCCTGTTAACCAAATTGTAGCTAAAAAACATCTAGAAATGGATAATCACATAGTTACAATTGCAGAAAATGGACAAGAAGCAATTATTAAGTGTGAAGAGATAAAGTTTGATCTTATTTTAATGGACTTACAAATGCCTATAATGGACGGATTTAAGGCAACAAAAGAGATTCGTGGAGCATCGGGTTTAAATAGCACTACTCCAATACTAGCCATGACTGCTAACGCTATGGATACAGCAAAGCAGACATGCCTAGATACTGGAATGAATGGTATAATAACAAAACCAATAAGAAAGCAGATGTTTCTAAGGGAAGTGGATAAGTGGTTAAAAATATCTACTCAATAA
- a CDS encoding toxin — protein MRYEWNPEKNEWLKIERNISFEKIGFHLTRGDVWKIIKHPNKEQYPNQEIYYVIVEDYIYAVSFVVGTDYVFLKTIIPNRKATKEYRKEMEINDEI, from the coding sequence AATGGAATCCAGAGAAAAATGAATGGTTAAAGATAGAACGTAATATTTCTTTTGAGAAGATTGGTTTTCATTTAACTAGGGGAGATGTTTGGAAGATTATTAAGCATCCAAATAAGGAACAATATCCAAACCAAGAAATATATTATGTTATCGTCGAAGATTACATTTATGCTGTTTCTTTTGTTGTAGGTACAGATTATGTATTTCTTAAGACAATAATTCCTAATAGAAAAGCAACAAAGGAATATCGTAAAGAGATGGAGATAAACGATGAAATTTGA
- the rlmN gene encoding 23S rRNA (adenine(2503)-C(2))-methyltransferase RlmN, with product MINKKNLIGMTLLELESFVLTLNMKKFRAKQITDWIYNKKVTSFDEFTNFSKDDREKLKNSAVINSLKPSKVMVSKDGTKKYLFTIDSWKSIEVAYIPEKRRNTLCISSQVGCRMGCQFCMTDKQSLQRSLTSYEIINQILSLPEGDSITNIVFMGMGEPLDNYEEVTKVLDILTKPWGLNISPHKITLSTVGLIPKLKQFLQERECNLALSVHNPISDERSSFMPIERAYKVKDVIDVIRDFDMPKNRTFSVEYILFKDLNDSLKHVKALVKLLHGLRVKVNLISYHEIPGEDYKGLSYDNMVWFKDELKKRGVITTIRKSRGQDIDAACGLLSTKESLGLKK from the coding sequence ATGATAAATAAAAAGAACTTAATTGGGATGACTCTATTAGAATTAGAGAGCTTTGTTCTAACTCTTAATATGAAAAAATTTAGAGCAAAACAGATTACAGACTGGATATATAATAAAAAAGTAACAAGTTTTGATGAATTTACAAATTTTTCTAAGGATGATAGGGAGAAGTTAAAAAACAGTGCTGTAATTAACTCTCTTAAACCATCTAAAGTTATGGTTTCCAAAGATGGAACAAAAAAGTATCTATTTACCATTGATAGTTGGAAGTCAATCGAGGTTGCATATATTCCTGAAAAGAGGCGTAATACACTATGCATATCTTCCCAGGTTGGCTGTAGAATGGGGTGTCAATTCTGTATGACTGATAAACAGTCATTACAGAGAAGTTTAACTTCCTATGAGATAATAAATCAAATTTTATCCCTACCAGAAGGGGATAGTATTACAAATATAGTTTTTATGGGTATGGGTGAACCTCTTGATAACTATGAAGAGGTGACAAAGGTTTTAGATATTTTAACTAAGCCCTGGGGGTTGAATATTAGTCCCCATAAGATAACCCTTTCAACTGTTGGTCTAATCCCAAAATTGAAACAGTTTTTACAAGAGAGAGAGTGTAATTTAGCCTTAAGTGTTCACAACCCTATTAGTGATGAAAGAAGTTCATTTATGCCAATAGAGAGGGCATATAAAGTTAAGGATGTAATTGATGTAATTAGAGATTTTGATATGCCTAAAAACAGAACTTTTTCAGTAGAGTATATTTTGTTTAAAGATTTAAATGATAGTTTAAAACATGTTAAAGCTCTGGTGAAACTTCTTCATGGACTACGAGTAAAAGTTAATCTAATATCATATCATGAAATACCAGGGGAGGATTATAAAGGGTTATCCTATGATAATATGGTGTGGTTTAAGGATGAATTGAAAAAAAGAGGTGTTATTACAACTATTAGGAAAAGTAGGGGGCAGGATATAGATGCGGCCTGTGGACTATTATCTACAAAAGAGAGTCTTGGTTTAAAAAAATAG
- a CDS encoding NAD(P)H-dependent glycerol-3-phosphate dehydrogenase, with protein MVNKIGIIGAGAFGTALAKIVAEKGIDVTMWSFDKEGCDQINSVHENKKFLPGIKLPENITATTSILEAANDKEIIILASPSLFILDSVKKLLDVPFVKEGKTTIGIVAKGFIPSKDEPKLILETIENYLPGFYRDNLVYISGPSHAEEVATGGFTGLISASKNPKNSIKIRELLSSDSLNVFSSFDVVGVQISAAVKNVIAIAFGVLDAIKERSSAIGDNTESLLLAAGLNEIMSLGKSLGATHAETFTSIAGVGDLDVTCRSIHGRNRRFGRDIILNNILDNFKDYDDLIDNLDKLPYLPEGAVAVGHAYKLAKKHGLKLDIINTVWNILNKNSTPEDEVKKYLKITKF; from the coding sequence TTGGTTAACAAAATAGGTATAATTGGTGCTGGTGCATTTGGAACTGCCCTTGCAAAAATAGTTGCAGAAAAAGGTATTGATGTTACAATGTGGTCCTTTGATAAAGAGGGCTGTGATCAAATAAATTCAGTACATGAAAATAAGAAATTTTTACCAGGAATAAAATTACCAGAAAATATTACTGCTACTACATCAATATTAGAAGCAGCTAATGATAAAGAGATTATAATATTAGCAAGTCCGTCACTATTTATATTAGATAGTGTAAAAAAATTACTAGATGTTCCATTTGTAAAAGAGGGAAAAACGACAATTGGTATTGTAGCTAAAGGATTTATTCCATCTAAGGATGAACCTAAACTTATCCTTGAAACAATTGAGAACTATCTACCTGGTTTTTATAGGGATAACTTAGTCTATATATCTGGACCTAGTCATGCTGAAGAGGTTGCAACTGGAGGCTTTACTGGCCTAATTAGTGCTTCTAAAAACCCAAAAAACTCAATAAAAATCAGAGAGTTATTAAGTTCTGACTCATTAAATGTTTTTTCAAGTTTTGATGTTGTAGGTGTACAAATATCAGCTGCTGTAAAAAATGTAATAGCTATAGCCTTTGGTGTACTTGATGCTATAAAAGAGAGATCGAGTGCTATTGGAGATAATACTGAATCACTTTTACTAGCTGCAGGTTTAAATGAGATTATGTCCCTAGGTAAAAGTTTAGGTGCAACCCATGCTGAGACTTTTACATCCATAGCTGGTGTTGGGGATTTAGATGTTACATGTAGAAGTATACATGGTCGAAATAGAAGATTTGGTAGGGATATTATACTAAACAATATTTTAGATAACTTTAAAGACTATGATGACTTAATAGATAACTTAGATAAACTTCCATATCTACCTGAAGGTGCTGTAGCAGTCGGCCATGCATATAAATTAGCTAAAAAGCATGGTTTGAAATTAGATATAATAAATACTGTTTGGAATATCCTTAATAAGAACTCCACTCCAGAAGATGAAGTTAAAAAGTACTTAAAAATAACAAAATTTTAA
- the ndk gene encoding nucleoside-diphosphate kinase, whose translation MERTFAMLKPGVLQRRIVGEIISRLEKKGFQIVGLKMIQLTKGLAQEHYKEHLDKDFYPGMEKYITSGPVVLLVLKGINSVQILRSIVGPTFSPEAPSGTIRGDYGFSMRNIIHASDSVESAEREISIYFKDEEIIEYNDNNREWID comes from the coding sequence ATGGAAAGAACTTTTGCTATGTTAAAACCTGGAGTTTTACAAAGAAGGATTGTTGGAGAGATTATTAGTAGACTTGAAAAAAAAGGTTTTCAAATTGTCGGTTTAAAAATGATACAATTAACTAAAGGTTTAGCCCAGGAGCATTATAAAGAGCACCTAGATAAAGATTTCTATCCAGGTATGGAAAAATATATAACTAGTGGTCCAGTAGTTTTATTAGTATTAAAGGGTATAAACTCAGTACAAATTTTAAGAAGTATTGTAGGTCCGACCTTTTCACCAGAAGCTCCATCTGGTACAATTCGTGGAGATTATGGATTCTCCATGAGAAATATAATACATGCTTCAGACTCTGTGGAGAGCGCAGAGAGAGAGATAAGCATATATTTTAAAGATGAAGAAATTATAGAATATAACGATAACAATAGAGAGTGGATAGATTAA
- a CDS encoding DUF445 domain-containing protein has translation MNKSIVTNLVAVLLIIVGFITPVFSDLILSIGYFALSGAITNWLAIHMLFEKVPGLYGSGVIPNHFVEFKAGIKHLIMEEFFTKENIDRFLNESEDAIDKIDFSHVAETINYNIFFDKLSQVILSSSFGGMLGMFGGASALESFREPFAEKMKDGIVEASNEDKFRLALKDAAFSSDINRGVEDKIITIIESRLEELTPKMVKQIIQDMIKKHLGWLVVWGGVFGGLIGAGMNFIK, from the coding sequence ATGAATAAGAGTATAGTTACAAATTTAGTTGCAGTTTTATTAATTATTGTAGGGTTTATAACACCTGTTTTTAGTGATCTAATTTTATCAATTGGTTACTTTGCATTATCAGGTGCTATTACAAACTGGTTAGCAATTCACATGTTATTTGAGAAGGTTCCAGGGCTTTATGGTTCAGGAGTAATACCAAACCATTTTGTTGAATTTAAAGCGGGAATAAAACATCTGATTATGGAAGAGTTTTTCACTAAGGAAAATATAGATAGATTCCTTAATGAATCTGAGGATGCGATTGATAAAATTGATTTTTCTCATGTAGCTGAGACCATAAACTACAACATCTTTTTTGATAAGTTATCCCAAGTTATCTTATCTTCAAGTTTTGGTGGTATGTTAGGTATGTTTGGTGGAGCTTCCGCTCTTGAATCCTTTAGAGAACCATTTGCTGAAAAAATGAAGGATGGAATAGTTGAAGCATCTAATGAGGATAAATTTAGGTTAGCCCTTAAAGATGCTGCATTCTCATCTGATATAAACAGAGGTGTTGAGGATAAGATAATAACAATTATTGAGTCTAGACTAGAAGAACTTACACCTAAGATGGTTAAACAAATTATTCAGGATATGATAAAAAAACATCTTGGATGGTTAGTTGTCTGGGGAGGTGTCTTTGGAGGCCTAATTGGTGCAGGGATGAACTTTATTAAATAA